In a single window of the Nitrospira sp. MA-1 genome:
- a CDS encoding DUF4145 domain-containing protein, which yields MLCPHCETGIKLDFSGTSNVYPAEHKAKKQWGFDLAHGFCPQCEQLIVLRRYGTYWQHDDEFESSRELFSESEEILYPVVRRSKPVDPEVPERFKNEYVEACAVQEISPKASAALSRRLLQDILHNHFNLKARSLDKEIDLFLELPGVPQALSSQVDAVRNIGNFAAHPLKDSSTGEIIDVEPGEAEWLIGTIEAMFDFVFVQPKRLEELRKRLNVKLAAAGKPPMK from the coding sequence ATGCTTTGTCCACATTGTGAAACCGGCATAAAGCTTGACTTCAGTGGAACAAGTAATGTTTATCCTGCTGAACACAAGGCTAAAAAACAATGGGGTTTTGACCTTGCCCACGGTTTTTGTCCGCAGTGCGAACAACTCATTGTTTTGCGACGTTACGGCACCTATTGGCAACACGACGACGAATTTGAGAGTTCGCGGGAACTTTTTTCAGAGAGCGAGGAGATTCTCTATCCTGTGGTTCGGCGTTCTAAACCCGTGGATCCAGAAGTACCCGAACGGTTCAAAAACGAATACGTTGAGGCCTGCGCGGTACAGGAGATCAGTCCGAAGGCAAGCGCGGCCCTCAGTCGTCGACTGCTTCAGGATATTCTGCACAACCATTTTAATCTGAAGGCTCGGAGCCTCGACAAAGAAATCGATTTGTTCCTAGAGCTACCAGGAGTTCCTCAAGCGCTCTCATCCCAAGTTGACGCTGTTCGAAACATCGGAAATTTTGCTGCACATCCTTTGAAAGACTCCAGCACAGGAGAAATTATTGATGTCGAACCCGGAGAGGCAGAATGGCTTATTGGCACAATTGAGGCCATGTTCGATTTTGTATTCGTTCAACCAAAGCGACTAGAGGAACTCCGAAAGCGACTTAATGTCAAACTTGCTGCTGCTGGCAAGCCACCTATGAAATAA